A single region of the Hoeflea prorocentri genome encodes:
- the edd gene encoding phosphogluconate dehydratase, with product MPAHSTVQSITKRLVERSKPTREAYLERVKKAGEEGPNRTVLSCGNLAHGFAACGQSDKDALAGDRIGNLGIITAYNDMLSAHQPFETFPAQIRDAAREAGGVAQVAGGVPAMCDGVTQGQPGMDLSLFSRDVIALSAAVGLSHNMFDAAAYLGVCDKIVPGLVIAALTFGHLPAVFIPAGPMTSGLPNEEKVRIRQLYAEGKVGRAELLEAESKSYHGPGTCTFYGTANSNQMLMEIMGFHLPGASFINPGTPLRDALTREAAKRALAITALGNEYTPAGVMIDERSIINGLVGLHATGGSTNHTMHLIAMAHAAGIMLTWEDISELSDVVPLLARVYPNGPADVNHFHAAGGMGFMISQLLKGGLLHDDVRTVWGEGLQAYAIEPKLNSDGTVAREPAADKSANPKVLSTIDEPFQDNGGLKVLSGNLGKSVIKISAVKAERRIVEAPARVFDSQQALQEAFKAGELDEDFVAVVRFQGPRAVGMPELHKLTPPLGVLQDRGFKVALVTDGRMSGASGKVPAAIHMTPEALDGGPIAKIHDGDLIRLDASSGSLDVLVDAAEFNARTPATADLTESEHGMGRELFANFRALAGRADEGASVLYR from the coding sequence ATGCCCGCTCATTCAACCGTGCAGTCCATCACCAAACGTCTCGTGGAACGCTCGAAACCCACCAGGGAAGCCTATCTGGAGCGCGTGAAAAAGGCCGGGGAAGAGGGGCCGAACCGGACGGTCCTGTCCTGCGGCAACCTGGCTCATGGATTTGCCGCCTGCGGACAATCCGACAAGGATGCGCTTGCCGGCGACCGGATCGGCAATCTTGGGATCATCACCGCCTATAATGACATGCTCTCGGCGCATCAGCCCTTCGAGACGTTTCCTGCCCAGATCCGCGACGCTGCCCGCGAGGCGGGCGGCGTGGCACAGGTCGCCGGCGGCGTTCCGGCCATGTGCGACGGTGTCACCCAGGGCCAGCCGGGCATGGATCTTTCTCTCTTCTCCAGGGACGTCATTGCCCTTTCGGCAGCCGTTGGGCTTTCCCACAACATGTTCGATGCCGCGGCCTATCTTGGCGTGTGCGACAAGATCGTTCCGGGTCTGGTGATCGCCGCTCTCACCTTCGGCCATCTTCCGGCGGTCTTCATACCTGCCGGACCGATGACGTCAGGCCTTCCGAATGAGGAAAAAGTCCGCATCCGTCAGCTTTATGCGGAAGGCAAGGTCGGCCGGGCCGAGCTGCTGGAAGCGGAATCGAAATCCTATCACGGGCCGGGCACCTGCACCTTCTACGGCACAGCCAACTCCAATCAGATGCTGATGGAGATCATGGGCTTTCACCTGCCCGGCGCCTCTTTCATCAATCCGGGCACACCTTTGCGCGATGCCCTGACCCGCGAGGCGGCAAAGCGTGCGCTGGCGATTACGGCCCTTGGCAATGAATACACTCCGGCCGGTGTGATGATTGATGAGCGCAGCATCATCAACGGCCTTGTCGGGTTGCACGCCACCGGCGGATCGACCAATCACACCATGCACCTGATCGCGATGGCCCATGCCGCCGGGATCATGCTGACCTGGGAAGATATTTCCGAGCTGTCCGACGTCGTTCCACTGCTCGCCCGCGTCTATCCAAACGGTCCCGCGGACGTCAACCATTTCCACGCCGCCGGCGGCATGGGATTCATGATCTCGCAGTTGCTGAAAGGCGGTCTGCTGCATGACGATGTCCGCACCGTCTGGGGCGAAGGCCTCCAGGCCTATGCGATCGAGCCGAAGCTGAACAGCGATGGAACGGTTGCGCGCGAGCCGGCTGCAGACAAAAGCGCCAATCCAAAAGTGCTTTCGACCATCGACGAACCGTTTCAGGACAATGGCGGCCTTAAGGTGCTCAGCGGAAATCTGGGCAAATCGGTTATCAAAATCTCGGCGGTGAAGGCCGAGCGCCGCATTGTGGAAGCGCCGGCCAGGGTCTTCGACAGTCAGCAGGCTTTGCAGGAGGCGTTCAAGGCCGGCGAACTGGATGAGGATTTCGTCGCCGTCGTCCGCTTTCAAGGCCCCCGCGCCGTCGGCATGCCGGAACTGCACAAGCTGACCCCGCCGCTCGGTGTTCTTCAGGATCGCGGCTTCAAGGTCGCGCTCGTCACCGATGGACGCATGTCAGGGGCATCCGGCAAGGTGCCGGCGGCCATCCACATGACACCGGAGGCGCTGGATGGCGGGCCGATTGCAAAAATCCACGACGGTGACCTGATCCGGCTCGACGCCTCCAGCGGAAGTTTGGACGTGCTTGTCGATGCCGCCGAATTCAATGCCAGGACACCAGCCACGGCAGACCTGACCGAAAGCGAGCACGGCATGGGCCGGGAATTGTTTGCAAATTTCCGAGCGCTCGCCGGGCGGGCCGACGAAGGCGCGAGTGTACTTTACCGCTAG
- the flgD gene encoding flagellar hook assembly protein FlgD, whose amino-acid sequence MAVDAVSGVSGATGSSAAATASQKAQVDYDTFLKLLVAEMQNQDPTKPMDATQYISQLASFSQVEQTIQTNQRLEQILAASSIGQAGSMIGRTVTSHDGSITGVVEKIELYDDGVVAILDTGERVAIGSGMTVS is encoded by the coding sequence ATGGCGGTAGATGCAGTATCAGGCGTTTCCGGAGCAACGGGTTCCAGCGCCGCGGCCACCGCGTCACAGAAGGCGCAGGTCGATTACGACACGTTCCTCAAACTGCTGGTCGCCGAGATGCAGAACCAGGATCCGACCAAGCCGATGGACGCCACCCAGTACATTTCGCAACTGGCGTCGTTCTCGCAGGTCGAGCAGACCATTCAGACCAACCAACGCCTCGAGCAGATATTGGCCGCTTCGTCCATCGGCCAGGCCGGCTCGATGATCGGCCGCACCGTAACGTCCCATGACGGATCGATCACCGGAGTTGTGGAGAAGATCGAACTCTATGATGATGGCGTCGTGGCAATTCTCGACACCGGCGAGAGGGTGGCCATCGGTTCGGGAATGACGGTTTCCTAG
- the pgl gene encoding 6-phosphogluconolactonase — MSEPEITRFADGDALAQSLSANVAGLLQSAVDADGAAFFAVSGGNTPRLFFRQLSAADIDWKKVTVTLVDERFVPPSSERSNQRLAAMNLLQDKAALAAFIPLYSDGMTADAAARDAALKFGEIGKPLDVAVLGLGTDGHTASWFPGSPDLGMLTDPQQGFQVMATEAPGQPETRLTLTLPPLMRAKNVILHIEGKQKRSVLENAMNSGPVEELPVRAILRRTERPLKVYWAP; from the coding sequence ATGAGCGAACCGGAAATCACACGCTTTGCAGACGGTGATGCGTTGGCGCAATCGCTATCCGCCAATGTCGCCGGCCTGCTTCAGTCTGCTGTCGACGCCGATGGCGCTGCATTTTTTGCCGTCTCGGGCGGCAACACGCCCCGGCTCTTTTTCCGGCAGCTGAGCGCCGCCGATATCGACTGGAAAAAGGTGACCGTGACACTGGTGGACGAACGTTTCGTTCCGCCCTCGAGCGAGCGCTCGAACCAGCGCCTTGCGGCGATGAACCTGTTGCAGGACAAGGCGGCCCTTGCCGCTTTCATTCCGCTTTACAGCGACGGCATGACGGCTGACGCAGCAGCCCGTGACGCGGCTTTGAAGTTCGGCGAAATCGGCAAGCCGCTTGATGTCGCTGTCCTCGGCCTCGGAACGGATGGACACACCGCCTCGTGGTTTCCGGGCAGCCCCGATCTCGGCATGCTGACCGATCCGCAGCAAGGTTTTCAGGTTATGGCGACTGAGGCTCCCGGTCAGCCGGAAACACGGCTGACCTTGACGCTTCCGCCGCTGATGCGTGCAAAAAATGTCATCTTGCACATCGAGGGCAAACAAAAGCGTTCAGTGCTCGAGAATGCCATGAACAGCGGGCCGGTGGAGGAACTTCCGGTCCGCGCTATCTTAAGGCGCACCGAAAGGCCGCTAAAGGTCTACTGGGCGCCCTGA
- the flbT gene encoding flagellar biosynthesis repressor FlbT gives MKSSLRISLKTGEKIFINGAVLRVDRKVGLEFLNDVTFLLENHVLQPEDATTPLRQLYFIVQMMLINPEGAEQSQAMFKKSVVMLLSCFSNEQILTELKHIDAMVTEGRVFESLKAIRALYKIEEDILNNHQMPVETLEDIRKEIAPWR, from the coding sequence ATGAAGAGTTCATTGCGAATTTCGCTGAAAACAGGCGAGAAAATATTTATCAACGGCGCTGTTCTGAGGGTGGACAGGAAAGTCGGGCTTGAGTTTCTCAACGACGTGACATTCCTTCTGGAAAACCACGTTCTTCAGCCTGAGGATGCCACAACGCCCCTGCGCCAGCTCTACTTTATTGTTCAGATGATGCTGATTAATCCGGAAGGCGCGGAACAATCGCAGGCCATGTTCAAGAAGTCCGTTGTCATGCTCTTGAGCTGTTTCAGCAATGAGCAGATCCTGACGGAACTCAAACATATCGACGCGATGGTGACGGAGGGGCGTGTCTTTGAATCCCTGAAGGCCATACGCGCGCTCTACAAGATCGAAGAGGACATTCTCAACAATCACCAGATGCCTGTTGAGACCCTGGAAGATATCAGAAAGGAAATCGCACCATGGCGGTAG
- the folD gene encoding bifunctional methylenetetrahydrofolate dehydrogenase/methenyltetrahydrofolate cyclohydrolase FolD, translating into MQDAAVIDGRSVADSVVETVKQAAEELKQQTGVIPGIAVVIVGEDPASKVYVASKGKKAKECGFHSVQHTLADSTSEADLLALVEELNDDPQIHGILVQLPLPGHIDDGRVIQAINPQKDVDGFHVINAGKLTTGEVETAFVPCTPAGSTLLIERVRGKDLSGLNAVVVGRSNIVGKPMASLLLAANATVTVAHSRTPDLPAACRNADILVAAVGRPEMIKGDWVKPGATIIDVGINRIAAPERGEGKTRLVGDVAYGECAKVAGAITPVPGGVGPMTIAMLMANTLVSAYRHAGRTPPNF; encoded by the coding sequence ATGCAGGATGCAGCGGTTATCGACGGACGGTCCGTCGCCGATAGTGTGGTTGAAACCGTCAAGCAGGCGGCGGAAGAACTGAAACAGCAAACCGGGGTCATTCCCGGTATTGCCGTCGTGATTGTCGGGGAAGATCCGGCAAGCAAGGTCTATGTCGCCTCCAAAGGCAAGAAGGCCAAGGAATGCGGCTTTCATTCCGTGCAGCACACGCTGGCCGATTCAACCAGCGAGGCAGACCTTCTGGCGCTGGTGGAAGAGCTGAACGACGACCCGCAAATCCACGGCATTCTCGTGCAGCTTCCATTGCCCGGCCACATCGATGACGGCCGTGTCATCCAGGCGATCAATCCGCAAAAGGATGTGGACGGTTTTCATGTTATCAACGCCGGCAAACTGACAACGGGTGAAGTGGAAACGGCCTTTGTACCCTGCACGCCGGCCGGGTCCACGCTGCTCATCGAGCGGGTCCGGGGCAAGGATCTCTCAGGTCTTAACGCCGTTGTCGTCGGGCGTTCGAATATTGTCGGCAAACCCATGGCGAGCTTGCTCCTGGCCGCAAATGCCACGGTGACGGTCGCACACAGCCGGACGCCTGATCTGCCGGCCGCCTGCCGCAATGCCGATATTCTGGTCGCCGCCGTTGGCCGGCCCGAAATGATCAAAGGCGACTGGGTCAAGCCGGGCGCCACGATCATCGACGTGGGTATAAACCGGATCGCTGCGCCGGAGCGCGGCGAGGGTAAGACGCGCCTTGTGGGCGATGTGGCCTATGGCGAATGCGCAAAAGTTGCCGGCGCGATCACCCCGGTGCCCGGCGGTGTCGGACCGATGACGATCGCCATGCTCATGGCCAACACGCTGGTTTCAGCCTACCGCCACGCGGGTAGGACACCACCGAATTTCTGA
- a CDS encoding beta strand repeat-containing protein has protein sequence MCKTSLVAGVAMAAMLAGVSGAFAQTAVTQSNTNNNTVTQSTGQSVDINGSLSGAGSSASISATGAASSVSVLGIGADYVTPAGGFGNISQTSSNNGVVVNGGGTVDVSSTISGAGASASVSASGAVSAVSVTGIGSNTFSDVDLSSITQNATNNADVTNGSNRSSRISATGLTGLGAAASVSATGAASSVANTRAQPGSGGDLSVANISQRTTLTTGSDVSNFGAFSNASPLAVSGAGASASISALGAVSSVSSSHIGAAEIDNLSIGNIGQTTTNSGGAVRNNHQGTSRNAGGVLNVGAISGNGASVSVSATGAASSVSVTSINSSGINGTPSITMGLITQRTQNDGVVTNGGVGSNGTTIARHTISAGTINGRGASASIGATGAVSSVAVTSINEAQAFGSPTIGAVNQASLNNAAVTNRAATINTGSISGAGASVSISAVGAASAVSLSSIN, from the coding sequence ATGTGTAAGACCAGTTTGGTCGCTGGTGTCGCCATGGCTGCGATGCTGGCTGGAGTATCAGGCGCTTTCGCGCAAACTGCCGTAACCCAATCCAACACCAACAACAACACTGTCACCCAGTCCACGGGGCAAAGCGTTGATATCAACGGTTCGCTCAGCGGAGCAGGTTCGAGTGCGTCCATCTCGGCGACGGGGGCGGCATCGTCCGTCAGTGTCCTCGGGATCGGCGCTGATTATGTCACGCCGGCCGGCGGGTTCGGCAATATCTCACAGACAAGCAGCAACAACGGCGTCGTCGTCAATGGCGGTGGCACGGTTGATGTGTCGTCAACCATCAGCGGCGCAGGTGCGTCCGCTTCCGTCTCCGCATCAGGTGCGGTTTCGGCTGTCTCGGTAACCGGTATCGGTTCCAACACGTTTTCCGATGTCGATCTGTCAAGCATCACTCAAAATGCGACGAACAATGCCGACGTGACGAATGGAAGCAACCGGTCAAGCCGTATATCCGCTACCGGATTGACCGGTCTCGGCGCCGCGGCTTCGGTTTCGGCGACAGGTGCGGCATCGTCCGTCGCCAATACCCGTGCGCAGCCGGGCAGCGGCGGTGATCTGAGCGTTGCCAATATCAGCCAGAGGACAACCCTCACAACCGGCAGCGATGTCAGCAATTTCGGCGCATTCTCGAATGCAAGCCCACTCGCCGTCAGCGGGGCGGGCGCGTCGGCCTCGATTTCCGCTCTTGGTGCGGTTTCGTCTGTCTCGTCCAGCCATATCGGCGCAGCCGAGATCGACAATCTGTCCATCGGCAATATCGGTCAGACGACGACCAATAGCGGCGGTGCGGTGCGCAACAACCATCAGGGCACGTCGCGCAATGCCGGTGGCGTTCTGAATGTCGGCGCCATCTCAGGAAACGGCGCGTCGGTCAGCGTATCTGCGACCGGTGCCGCCTCGTCCGTCTCGGTCACGAGCATCAACAGCAGCGGCATCAACGGCACGCCGTCCATCACGATGGGATTGATCACCCAGCGTACGCAAAATGACGGTGTTGTCACCAATGGCGGTGTCGGATCGAACGGAACCACGATTGCCCGCCACACCATTTCTGCTGGCACCATCAACGGTCGTGGCGCATCGGCCTCGATCGGGGCGACCGGTGCCGTCTCGTCCGTTGCGGTCACGAGCATCAACGAGGCGCAAGCGTTTGGTTCACCGACGATCGGCGCGGTCAATCAGGCATCGCTCAACAATGCGGCTGTGACAAATCGGGCGGCGACGATCAACACGGGGTCGATCAGCGGTGCCGGTGCCTCGGTTTCGATCTCAGCGGTTGGCGCTGCTTCGGCGGTTTCGCTATCGTCGATCAACTAG
- the flhA gene encoding flagellar biosynthesis protein FlhA, translating to MAETTAVAVPPLEGRGRDVTFAIGIVVILSILFLPIPAFMIDIGLAFSIAFSVLILMVALWIQRPLDFSSFPTILLIATMTRLSLNIATTRMILSEGHNGTTAAGYVIGGFSQMVMSGDFVIGVIVFLILVVVNFIVITKGATRIAEVGARFTLDAIPGKQMSIDADLSAGLIDEKTAQKRRRELEEESSFFGSMDGASKFVRGDAIAGLIITAINIFGGIIIGYTRHGMEISDAADVFTKLSVGDGLVSQIPALIVSLAAGLLVSRGGTVGSTDVAVLGQLSGYPRALFVAAGLMVLLAVVPGLPFLPFMVLGCAMAFAGWFIPRQLERHTQAVRQNEEQKLIEQKEQEKDSVKNVLHTAEIELCLGKQVSARLLGSHQELAFRVGKIRKKFATQYGFVVPEIKVTDDFAVPDKSYQIRIHGTAVAVNELRVGEVMVVIGNGKRPSVPGEEIREPAFGLPAVSVTETLMEELKREGFHPIDNVSVVLTHLSEVIRNNLPQLLSYKDMKALLDRLDPEYRKLADEICSNHMSYSGLQAVLKLLLAERVSIRNLHLILEAVAELAPHLRKTEQIVEHVRIRMAQQLCGDLADNGVLRILRLGNRWDLAFHQALKRDPKGDVVEFDIEPALLEEFSEQATKVIRGHLDKGTRFVLVTAPDARPYVRMIVERLFATLPVISHVEIAKGIEIEILGSIS from the coding sequence ATGGCCGAGACAACAGCCGTAGCAGTGCCTCCGCTGGAGGGCAGGGGGCGCGACGTCACATTTGCCATCGGCATTGTCGTCATCCTGTCGATTCTGTTCCTGCCCATCCCGGCCTTCATGATCGATATCGGTCTGGCCTTTTCCATCGCATTTTCGGTTCTGATCCTGATGGTGGCGTTGTGGATTCAGCGACCCCTCGATTTTTCGTCTTTCCCGACAATTCTGCTGATTGCGACAATGACACGATTGTCGCTCAACATCGCAACGACGAGGATGATCCTCTCGGAGGGCCACAACGGCACGACGGCGGCCGGCTATGTGATCGGCGGCTTTTCCCAGATGGTCATGTCCGGCGACTTTGTCATCGGCGTCATCGTGTTTCTCATTTTGGTGGTCGTCAATTTCATCGTCATCACCAAGGGTGCGACGCGTATCGCCGAGGTCGGCGCCCGGTTTACGCTCGACGCGATACCCGGCAAGCAGATGTCGATCGACGCGGATCTGTCGGCCGGATTGATCGATGAGAAAACCGCTCAAAAGCGTCGCCGGGAGCTTGAGGAAGAAAGCTCATTCTTCGGCTCCATGGACGGTGCTTCCAAATTTGTGCGCGGCGACGCCATTGCCGGCCTCATCATCACCGCCATCAATATTTTTGGCGGTATCATCATCGGCTACACGCGCCATGGAATGGAGATCAGCGACGCGGCGGACGTCTTTACCAAACTGTCCGTCGGCGATGGCCTTGTCTCTCAGATCCCGGCGCTGATCGTTTCTCTCGCGGCGGGCCTGCTGGTTTCCCGGGGCGGCACTGTCGGCTCCACCGACGTTGCCGTCCTCGGACAGCTCAGCGGCTATCCGCGCGCGCTGTTTGTGGCTGCCGGACTGATGGTGCTGCTTGCCGTCGTGCCGGGTTTGCCCTTCCTTCCCTTCATGGTGCTGGGCTGCGCCATGGCTTTTGCCGGCTGGTTCATCCCGCGCCAGCTGGAACGCCACACCCAGGCGGTGCGCCAGAACGAAGAGCAAAAGCTGATCGAGCAGAAGGAGCAGGAAAAGGATTCGGTCAAGAACGTGCTGCACACGGCTGAAATCGAGCTGTGCCTCGGCAAGCAGGTATCGGCCAGGCTGCTTGGCTCGCATCAGGAACTTGCCTTCCGCGTTGGCAAGATCAGGAAAAAATTCGCCACGCAATACGGCTTTGTCGTCCCGGAAATCAAGGTTACCGACGATTTCGCCGTGCCGGACAAATCCTACCAGATTCGCATTCACGGAACGGCCGTTGCGGTCAACGAGTTGCGCGTCGGCGAGGTTATGGTCGTGATCGGCAATGGCAAGCGGCCATCCGTTCCGGGCGAGGAGATACGCGAACCCGCCTTCGGACTGCCGGCGGTTTCGGTGACGGAAACTCTGATGGAGGAGTTGAAGCGCGAGGGCTTCCATCCCATCGATAATGTTTCCGTGGTCCTGACCCATCTCAGCGAGGTGATCCGCAACAACTTGCCGCAATTGCTGTCCTACAAGGACATGAAGGCGCTGCTCGACAGACTCGATCCGGAATACCGCAAGCTGGCTGACGAGATCTGCTCCAATCACATGTCCTATTCGGGCCTGCAGGCGGTTCTCAAACTGCTTCTGGCCGAGCGTGTGTCGATCCGCAACCTGCATCTCATCCTCGAGGCGGTTGCGGAACTGGCGCCGCACCTTCGCAAGACGGAGCAGATTGTCGAACATGTCCGCATCCGCATGGCCCAGCAGTTATGCGGCGATCTGGCCGATAACGGTGTCCTGCGGATCTTGCGGCTGGGCAACCGCTGGGACCTGGCGTTTCACCAGGCGCTCAAACGCGATCCCAAGGGCGACGTGGTCGAGTTCGATATCGAACCGGCGTTGCTTGAGGAATTCAGCGAGCAGGCCACCAAGGTCATTCGCGGACACCTCGACAAAGGAACGCGCTTTGTCCTTGTGACGGCTCCGGATGCGCGGCCCTATGTCCGCATGATCGTGGAAAGGCTCTTTGCAACGCTGCCGGTCATTTCTCACGTTGAGATAGCCAAGGGCATCGAGATCGAGATTCTGGGTTCGATCTCATGA
- the flaF gene encoding flagellar biosynthesis regulator FlaF, whose translation MYQFSYAEVQQDDVADSKDRERQVLDKSILMLEQASEKGAGSRESIEALFFVNRVWVRFIEDLGSPENELDQELRANLISIGIWILREAEKIRAGESDNYEGIIDISSIIRDGLK comes from the coding sequence ATGTATCAGTTCTCATACGCGGAAGTGCAGCAAGATGATGTTGCTGACTCCAAGGACCGTGAACGGCAGGTCCTGGACAAATCTATCCTGATGCTCGAACAGGCAAGCGAGAAGGGGGCGGGATCGCGTGAGTCCATCGAGGCCCTGTTTTTCGTCAACCGGGTCTGGGTGCGGTTCATCGAGGACCTTGGGTCTCCCGAAAACGAGCTGGATCAGGAATTGCGTGCGAACCTGATCTCGATCGGCATCTGGATCCTTCGCGAGGCGGAGAAGATCCGGGCCGGAGAGTCCGACAACTATGAGGGCATCATCGATATTTCATCCATAATCCGGGACGGCCTGAAATGA
- a CDS encoding rod-binding protein, translating to MAISPPSDLVMDVVRAADPASVREAHRKLMAAPDNAPQAAFEAAASRPVGASVNPQNDDVPKAYRDFEAMVLQSFIGSMLPSDAENTYGSGTAGDIWKGMMAEQLGKALAEGGGLGIARQMAADRLAQQSETPQADAGQVKQTGDNRSFAAALIHQMQVAMLHSAEESAALHYGGYEDIKPGDG from the coding sequence TTGGCCATATCACCACCGAGCGATCTGGTTATGGACGTTGTCCGGGCTGCAGACCCGGCAAGCGTACGTGAAGCGCATCGAAAGCTGATGGCTGCGCCCGACAATGCGCCTCAGGCTGCTTTCGAGGCTGCCGCAAGCCGCCCGGTCGGCGCCAGCGTCAATCCGCAAAATGACGATGTGCCCAAGGCATACCGGGATTTTGAGGCCATGGTTCTGCAGTCCTTTATCGGCAGCATGCTGCCCTCGGACGCAGAAAACACATACGGCTCGGGAACCGCCGGCGATATCTGGAAAGGCATGATGGCGGAACAACTGGGCAAGGCGCTGGCCGAGGGCGGTGGCCTTGGGATCGCACGGCAGATGGCCGCCGACCGTTTGGCCCAGCAGTCAGAAACACCGCAGGCCGATGCAGGGCAGGTCAAACAGACCGGAGACAATCGCAGTTTTGCCGCTGCTCTCATCCATCAGATGCAGGTGGCGATGCTGCACAGCGCTGAGGAAAGCGCTGCTTTGCATTACGGTGGCTATGAAGACATCAAGCCGGGCGACGGCTGA
- the fliQ gene encoding flagellar biosynthesis protein FliQ: MSEADALDIVQKAVWAILIASGPAVFVAMFVGVGIAFLQALTQVQEITLTFVPKIVAILVTVAVSAPFVGAQIHSFTTLVFSRIESGF, translated from the coding sequence ATGAGCGAAGCCGACGCACTCGATATTGTTCAAAAGGCCGTCTGGGCCATATTGATCGCTTCAGGGCCGGCGGTGTTCGTCGCCATGTTTGTCGGCGTCGGCATCGCCTTCCTGCAGGCTTTGACGCAGGTTCAGGAAATCACCCTGACCTTTGTGCCCAAGATTGTCGCGATCCTGGTGACGGTCGCAGTATCGGCGCCGTTTGTCGGTGCGCAGATCCACAGCTTCACAACCCTTGTCTTTTCGCGGATCGAAAGCGGTTTTTGA
- the fliR gene encoding flagellar biosynthetic protein FliR, producing MITDPEGTVLALFASFCRVGACFMIMPGLGSARVPPQVRLFVAIAASMALLPLMWQSIYPKVETSTGGYVSLVVVEILIGSVLGLVARFYVLALQFAGTAVSMMIGFNAMASAGLESPDPQTELGNLIALTGLLILFMLDFHHIVIEALAMSYELMPVGGSFDPQMALVTLSDTLSASFMTILRLISPFIIYGLIFNLAVGMVNKLAPQIPVYFISLPFILTGGLFLLFFGSGEFFSQFADGFVPVFDGR from the coding sequence ATGATCACCGACCCGGAAGGGACGGTCCTTGCTCTCTTTGCTTCATTCTGCCGCGTCGGCGCCTGCTTCATGATCATGCCGGGGCTCGGCAGCGCCCGGGTCCCGCCACAAGTTCGTCTCTTCGTCGCGATCGCTGCGTCGATGGCTCTTCTGCCGCTGATGTGGCAATCGATCTATCCGAAGGTCGAAACCTCGACCGGCGGATATGTTTCCCTTGTGGTTGTCGAGATTCTTATCGGCTCTGTTCTCGGCCTTGTCGCCCGCTTTTACGTTCTGGCGCTGCAGTTTGCCGGAACGGCTGTCTCCATGATGATCGGTTTCAACGCCATGGCGTCGGCCGGGCTGGAGAGCCCGGATCCGCAGACCGAGCTCGGCAATCTGATCGCGCTGACGGGGCTATTGATCCTTTTCATGCTCGACTTCCATCACATTGTCATCGAGGCGCTGGCAATGTCCTACGAGCTGATGCCCGTCGGCGGCAGTTTTGATCCGCAGATGGCTCTGGTGACGCTGTCCGATACGCTGTCAGCGTCCTTCATGACGATCCTGCGGCTGATCAGTCCCTTTATTATCTACGGACTGATCTTCAACCTTGCCGTCGGCATGGTGAACAAGCTGGCGCCGCAGATACCGGTCTACTTCATTTCGCTTCCCTTTATTCTTACCGGCGGTCTTTTCCTGCTCTTCTTCGGGTCCGGAGAATTCTTTTCGCAGTTCGCCGATGGTTTTGTCCCGGTGTTCGATGGCCGCTGA